A part of Candidatus Binataceae bacterium genomic DNA contains:
- a CDS encoding TldD/PmbA family protein — MATRDIYEAIEFLRSEGEPVLRRFARSNRGVSYAELRFEVVSHRSAAATNGAPRDSTESENAAFGVAVQVSAATGCVGHGQAGAEVGALARRPTKLAAVVRAALHSAYDRARVSAREKSVLIKSLGAAARSLEAVPIPEPPVIRDEVEAVFRNDPRTTPIDSLKRLSLDASRAVSGLGPGIAFNVAAAMTEFRRELFVNTSGSVIVQSFAFSQGDCYVVAQDGEGHQESYDTIGQQRGLECLEEGWHGELMPNPNQSEFFVALAKEAQQLAAAPVLRPPDGEVVVVTDPHFNALIAHEIVGHPSEADRALKMEAAYAGRSWFLRSLADNELGSMVASPLLSACSDPSLDGYGHYRYDHEGMPGLRVMHIDRGVFAGFLNSRATAAVLGAEPNGSARASEMWHVPLIRMSNTFFLPGESPHERIIADVDHGYYVCGNLIPSIAESRENFRISARRIYEIENGRLGRLYRSGSVIADSKEFFTNVDAVGNDLRLIVIPNCGKGQPMQVKRMSNGGPTLRSRARLGGG, encoded by the coding sequence GACCAACGGCGCGCCCCGCGACAGCACCGAAAGCGAAAACGCTGCCTTCGGTGTGGCGGTACAGGTAAGCGCAGCAACGGGCTGTGTGGGGCACGGACAAGCAGGCGCCGAGGTAGGCGCGCTTGCCCGCAGGCCCACGAAGCTCGCCGCCGTGGTCCGCGCCGCCCTGCACAGCGCTTACGATCGCGCGCGGGTCAGTGCCCGCGAGAAATCCGTTCTCATAAAGTCGCTGGGCGCGGCCGCCCGCAGTCTGGAGGCGGTGCCAATCCCTGAACCACCCGTGATTCGCGACGAGGTCGAAGCGGTATTTCGCAACGATCCCCGCACCACACCCATCGACAGCCTCAAAAGACTCTCCCTCGATGCCTCCCGTGCGGTGAGCGGCCTGGGTCCCGGGATTGCGTTTAATGTTGCGGCCGCGATGACCGAGTTCAGGCGTGAGCTGTTCGTCAACACGAGCGGTAGCGTAATCGTTCAGTCGTTCGCGTTCTCGCAGGGCGATTGTTACGTGGTCGCGCAGGACGGAGAAGGACATCAGGAGAGCTACGATACCATCGGCCAACAGCGCGGTCTCGAATGCCTGGAAGAAGGTTGGCACGGCGAACTGATGCCGAATCCGAATCAGTCCGAGTTTTTCGTCGCGCTGGCGAAAGAAGCTCAGCAGCTCGCAGCCGCCCCCGTGCTTAGGCCGCCGGACGGCGAAGTCGTGGTGGTCACCGATCCTCACTTCAACGCTTTGATCGCGCACGAGATCGTCGGCCACCCCAGTGAAGCCGACCGCGCCCTGAAGATGGAAGCCGCGTACGCGGGCCGCAGCTGGTTCTTGCGCTCGCTGGCGGACAACGAACTCGGCAGCATGGTGGCGTCGCCGTTGCTGTCCGCATGTTCCGATCCCTCGCTCGATGGATACGGTCACTATCGCTACGATCATGAAGGAATGCCCGGACTGCGCGTGATGCATATCGATCGCGGCGTCTTCGCAGGATTCCTGAACTCGCGCGCTACTGCCGCGGTCCTTGGCGCCGAGCCCAACGGCTCCGCGCGAGCCAGCGAGATGTGGCACGTCCCGCTTATCCGAATGTCGAACACGTTTTTTCTGCCCGGCGAATCGCCCCATGAAAGGATAATCGCCGACGTGGATCATGGTTACTACGTGTGCGGCAACCTGATCCCGTCGATCGCGGAATCGCGCGAGAACTTCCGCATCTCCGCACGGCGGATCTACGAAATCGAAAATGGCCGCCTGGGCAGGCTCTACAGGTCCGGCAGCGTGATCGCGGACTCCAAGGAATTCTTCACCAACGTCGACGCAGTGGGCAACGACCTCCGTCTCATCGTGATTCCCAATTGTGGCAAGGGGCAGCCGATGCAGGTGAAGCGGATGTCCAATGGCGGCCCGACCCTCCGCTCGCGCGCGCGCTTGGGGGGCGGATGA